A window of Halocalculus aciditolerans contains these coding sequences:
- a CDS encoding Cdc6/Cdc18 family protein, producing MTDNEEPDGGGDSSITDQQLDDFDTNREGSSASEISSASEEIQRQDSDDPANDPLFVREGNEDGSSTQIWADRDLLSIGTVPGPDRIVGRDTEIQSVAGEIRHLIHESQPNHVVIYGETGTGKSLVSRHVSDRLVDTATARNVPAASVYVECKKNNTETRVARTIARALSDKSDSDIDIPRIGLGSAEYYDYAYDIIDEYYDGLIVILDEIDMVDNAEGLLHELSRAREAGHTDAYIGIIAISNDIDFGQKLNARVQSSMRTTDFVFEPYQSDQIEQILEYRRDAFHDGVVQDGVITETADRSADEHGDARKAVDVLRIAGDIADDADAEVVSPKHVDKAVKRAEVNRVKETIESTSPQSKLVLYTLGRLTGSNNRRFRTSGIYSQYETTCGDVGADPLSYDRVSQILSTFALMGISESHQVGGGHKQGVYLEHQLIKDKDVVMKAVVESDERLSELHNGTYEI from the coding sequence ATGACAGACAATGAAGAACCAGATGGTGGAGGTGATTCGTCTATCACGGACCAGCAGCTGGATGATTTCGATACAAACAGGGAGGGCAGTTCTGCTTCTGAAATCTCGTCGGCCTCGGAGGAAATCCAACGACAAGACTCGGACGATCCGGCAAATGACCCGTTGTTCGTTCGGGAGGGCAATGAAGACGGTTCTTCAACTCAGATCTGGGCAGATCGAGATTTACTCTCAATTGGAACAGTTCCTGGCCCTGATCGCATCGTCGGTCGTGACACGGAAATCCAATCGGTAGCTGGAGAAATCCGACACCTCATTCACGAATCACAACCAAACCACGTCGTCATTTATGGCGAAACCGGAACTGGAAAATCACTTGTCAGCCGTCACGTGTCCGACCGTCTCGTTGATACTGCCACGGCACGTAACGTTCCCGCTGCAAGCGTCTACGTTGAGTGCAAGAAGAATAATACCGAAACACGAGTGGCCCGAACAATCGCTCGTGCGCTAAGCGACAAATCTGATTCTGATATAGATATCCCTCGTATCGGTTTAGGTTCCGCCGAGTACTACGATTACGCCTACGACATTATCGACGAGTACTACGATGGGCTCATTGTCATCCTTGACGAGATCGACATGGTTGATAACGCTGAGGGGCTCCTCCATGAACTCTCGCGAGCTCGAGAAGCTGGTCACACCGATGCATATATCGGAATCATTGCTATCAGCAACGATATCGATTTCGGACAAAAACTCAACGCACGCGTTCAGAGTTCGATGCGGACGACGGACTTCGTCTTTGAACCATACCAAAGCGATCAGATCGAGCAGATCCTGGAATATCGACGAGACGCGTTCCATGATGGTGTCGTTCAAGACGGCGTCATAACCGAGACTGCCGACCGGTCGGCGGATGAACACGGTGATGCGAGAAAGGCAGTCGACGTCCTACGAATTGCTGGTGACATCGCTGACGACGCCGATGCCGAGGTCGTTAGTCCAAAACATGTCGACAAAGCAGTCAAGCGTGCAGAGGTTAATCGAGTCAAGGAGACGATCGAAAGCACCTCACCACAGTCTAAACTCGTTCTCTACACTCTCGGTCGCTTGACTGGCTCGAATAATCGCCGCTTCCGCACCTCTGGTATCTACAGTCAATACGAGACGACCTGTGGTGACGTCGGTGCTGATCCTCTCTCATATGATCGAGTGAGCCAGATTCTCAGCACGTTCGCGCTAATGGGAATCTCTGAGTCTCACCAGGTCGGTGGCGGACACAAACAGGGTGTTTATCTGGAACACCAGCTTATCAAGGACAAAGATGTAGTAATGAAGGCAGTTGTAGAGAGCGATGAACGGCTTTCAGAACTTCACAACGGGACCTACGAGATTTAA